The genomic stretch TCAACAATATTACCGCCAAAACCAGAATTGATAGATTAAAGAAATCTCTCTCAGAGACCCTTAACCTCTACTACCCCTTTTCTGGAAGGGTTAAAGATAATCTCTTCATTGATTGTTTCAGTGAAGGCGTCCCATTCCTTGAAGCTCAAGTTAATTGTCGCTTGTCTGATTACCTTAAACACCATGAAGTTGAGTCACTGAACCTTTTCCTTCCATGCCAGCCCTTTACAAAGGAAAACATGAGTGCACCTATAACAGCTGTTCAAGTGAGCATATTTGCCTGTGGAGGAATATCACTTGGCTGGACTGTTTCACATAAGCTCGTTGATGGGGGAACAGCCAAGGCTTTCCTTTCAACTTGGGTATCTAAATCTCGAGGAGAACATACTAAGGCTATACAGCCTGATTTCAGTAAGGCGTCACTCTTTTTTCCACCAAGAAATCCACCTCCACAGAACCATATATCACTAATGGAAACCTTGTGGTTCACGGAAGCAAATTACATTACAAGAAGGTTTGTCTTTAATACCAAAGCGATAGCAATGTTAAGGGCTAAGGCCAAAGCTGGCAAGCCGGACACTAAGCCATCAAGAACCGGGACGCTGTCATGTTTCATTTGGAAATGCTGTATGGCTGCTTCAAAGGCAATATCAGATTCACCAAAGCCATCCATTTTGGTCGAAGCAGTGGATCTCCGGTCGCGTACGAAGCCACCCATGCCCGAAGCTTCTATTGGGGATATCTTTTGGTGGGCAACTGCTGTTGCAAACCCCACAGACACAAACACAGAACTGCATGAATTGGTAAACCAGTTGAATGAAGCTATTGCACTGTATGATAGTGATTATACACGAACTATGCAAGGTGAAGGAGGGTTTGAAACCATGTCTGATTACTGCAGCCAGCTAGAAGGGTTATTCTCTCTTGAAAAGCCAGATATATTTGCTTTTACTTGTTGGTGTTATCTTGGTTTAACCAAGGCAAACTTTGGATGGGGAGAGCCCTTCTGGGTTGGTCTCATGGGCAAAGTTGGCCCTGCATTCAGAAATCTCACTGTACTTGTCGAAACCAAAGATGGTAACGGGATTGAGGCATGGGTCACGTTAGACGAGGAACGAATGGCTATACTGGAACGTGATCCTGAATTTTTGGCATTTGCTTCTCCAAATCCTAAGTTTTCAAGCCTCTgatgtttttcctttcaaatcctACCATTGCAGGTCCTGGGGTAAAATAATTATCTTGTTTAGTTTGCTAGCTTGGAGTTGCACAAATTAACGACTCTCTAGAATAAGCTAGATTAATCGACTATATATCCATGCATGCTGCTGGTTTCCGATCCCTCATCCCTTTCTGGTAATTTGTAAGAGACAATGTCTCTTTCCCCAGCTATTTGAACTGGCAGACTAGATCTAATGTTATGTAAGTCTTTTAAGTAAGCTTGATTATTAAGTTGTCTAccgttttaatttaaaatattggtGTCATTTGTATGAAAAGGAAATCAATCAAGCACTGCCTAGCTTGCTAGTTTAAGAAATCTCCCATATTTCAGATCCAACAGTACTCGAGCCAGTTACAAGTACGTTTGTTCAGAGAGAAATTAACCTTACAACATTAGATACAAGTACGTTTGTTCAGAAATAAATTAACCTTACAACATTAGATACAAGTACGTTTGTTCAGAGAGAAATTAACCTTACAACATTAGATACAACTACTTTAAGTTAGTGGCACCACCTACTTCTTGATGTGGATGATCCTTTAACTAATAAACTGTGAAGCAAGCTAAATATTGTTGGCAAAGTGGAAAATGAACGT from Populus alba chromosome 8, ASM523922v2, whole genome shotgun sequence encodes the following:
- the LOC118060260 gene encoding limonoid 7-O-acetyltransferse; translation: MVKIEVHIISTELIKPSSPSIQHKKPYKLSLFDQLTPTTYSPAIFFYPMNDASFNNITAKTRIDRLKKSLSETLNLYYPFSGRVKDNLFIDCFSEGVPFLEAQVNCRLSDYLKHHEVESLNLFLPCQPFTKENMSAPITAVQVSIFACGGISLGWTVSHKLVDGGTAKAFLSTWVSKSRGEHTKAIQPDFSKASLFFPPRNPPPQNHISLMETLWFTEANYITRRFVFNTKAIAMLRAKAKAGKPDTKPSRTGTLSCFIWKCCMAASKAISDSPKPSILVEAVDLRSRTKPPMPEASIGDIFWWATAVANPTDTNTELHELVNQLNEAIALYDSDYTRTMQGEGGFETMSDYCSQLEGLFSLEKPDIFAFTCWCYLGLTKANFGWGEPFWVGLMGKVGPAFRNLTVLVETKDGNGIEAWVTLDEERMAILERDPEFLAFASPNPKFSSL